In the genome of Rhodocyclaceae bacterium, the window GGACCCGGCGCATCCGTTCCCGCGCGTGCTGAACAAGTCGCTCAACTTCGCGGTCGAGCTCGAAGGCAAGGACGCGTTCGGCCGCAAGTCCGGCGCGGCGATCGTACAGGCGCCGCGCGTGCTGCCGAGGGTAGTCCGGCTGCCGCCGCAGGTGGCCGGCTGTCCCAACGGGTTCGTGTTCCTGTCGGCGGTGCTGCACGCGAACATGCGCGAGCTGTTTGCCGGCATGCAGGTGCTCGGTTCCTACCAGTTCCGCGTCACGCGCAACAGCGACCTGTTCGTCGACGAAGAAGAGGTGAAGAACCTGCGCATCGCGCTGCAGGGTGAGCTGCCGCAGCGGCACTTCGGGAACGCGGTGCGCCTCGAGGTCGCGGACAACTGTTCCGAGGCGATGACCGCATTCCTGCGCATGCAGTTCAACCTCGGCGAGGACGACATCTACCGCGTGCCTGGCCCGGTGAACCTGGTGCGGCTGATGCAGGTGCCCGACTGGGTCGACCGTCCCGACCTGATGTTCAAGCCGTTCACGCCGGGCGTGCCGAGCACGCTGGTGCGCCGCGCCGATGTGTTCGAGGCGATCCGCCGCGGCGACATCCTGCTGCACCATCCGTTCCAGTCGTTCGCGCCAGTGGTCGACTACGTCCGGCAGGCGGCGGCCGATCCGGCGGTGGTGGCGATCAAGCAGACGATCTACCGCACCGGCAACGAATCGGTGCTGATGGAGACTCTGGTCGCGGCAGCCCGCAGCGGCAAGGAAGTGACCGTGATCGTCGAGCTGCTCGCGCGCTTCGACGAAGAGGCCAACATCGGCTGGGCCTCGAAGCTCGAGCAGGCCGGTGCGCATGTCGTCTACGGCGTCGTCGGCCACAAGACGCATGCCAAGATGTCGCTGGTGGTGCGCCGCGAAGAGGGCGTGCTGCGCCGCTATGTGCACGTGTCGACCGGCAACTACCATGTGCGCACCGCAGGCCTGTACACCGACTTCGGCCTGTTCACCTGCAACGAGCAGATCTGCTCCGACGTGAACGAGACCTTCAAGCAGCTCACCGGCCTGGGCAGGGCGAGCCGGCTGCACCACCTGTGGCAGGCGCCGTTCACGCTGCAGGAGAACATCGTCGCGGCGATCAACGAAGAGGCGAAGGCCGCGCGGGCCGGCAAGCGCGGGCAGATCGTCGCGAAGATGAACGCGCTGCTCGAGCCTCAGACGATCGAGGCCCTGTACAAGGCCTCGCAGGCCGGCGTGAAGATCGACCTGATCGTGCGCGGCGTGTGCGCGCTGCGCCCGGGCGTGCCGGGGTTGTCCGAGAACATCCGGGTACGTTCCATCCTCGGCCGCTTCCTCGAGCATTCGCGCATCTTCTGGTTCCATGCCGGCGGCAAGGACAACGTGTACCTGTCGAGCGCCGAC includes:
- the ppk1 gene encoding polyphosphate kinase 1, which translates into the protein MTGRARHLSTAAVKKKRQPPPEHFLNRELGLLAFNARVLEEAENRKNPLLERLRFLCIVSSNLDEFFEIRVGGLKEQITLGAVGTQPDGIAPRQLFPLVAQRAHEIVERQYRLLNDELLPGLAAEGICFLRRSEWTPAQQEWVRAYFFREVMPVLTPIGLDPAHPFPRVLNKSLNFAVELEGKDAFGRKSGAAIVQAPRVLPRVVRLPPQVAGCPNGFVFLSAVLHANMRELFAGMQVLGSYQFRVTRNSDLFVDEEEVKNLRIALQGELPQRHFGNAVRLEVADNCSEAMTAFLRMQFNLGEDDIYRVPGPVNLVRLMQVPDWVDRPDLMFKPFTPGVPSTLVRRADVFEAIRRGDILLHHPFQSFAPVVDYVRQAAADPAVVAIKQTIYRTGNESVLMETLVAAARSGKEVTVIVELLARFDEEANIGWASKLEQAGAHVVYGVVGHKTHAKMSLVVRREEGVLRRYVHVSTGNYHVRTAGLYTDFGLFTCNEQICSDVNETFKQLTGLGRASRLHHLWQAPFTLQENIVAAINEEAKAARAGKRGQIVAKMNALLEPQTIEALYKASQAGVKIDLIVRGVCALRPGVPGLSENIRVRSILGRFLEHSRIFWFHAGGKDNVYLSSADWMDRNFFRRVEICVPILDLRLKRRMIAEALRPYLRDNLQSWEMNGDGVYRRRSASRARPYSAQQALLAELAQSPLPDTGR